From Anopheles coluzzii chromosome 3, AcolN3, whole genome shotgun sequence, the proteins below share one genomic window:
- the LOC120955142 gene encoding uncharacterized protein LOC120955142 → MCVHGSLIVPLVLIVALTLGPALSASPSGSVVKVEQTERNGTSTTITTAADVLERRPAPEFEDVASADVHHPRPRRRTREEKNNIESSISLWEWLKGRDKPEDNCMLMAIGGVASGGALTGAFVGAGIGSIFTGPGAIVGGIIGGLVGVFGGLSVGARAGAVACENV, encoded by the exons ATGTGCGTTCACGGAAGTTTAATTGTACCGCTGGTGCTGATCGTGGCGTTAACGCTCGGGCCTGCACTATCGGCCAGTCCGTCCGGGTCGGTGGTCAAGGTTGAGCagacggaacggaacggcaccagcaccaccatcaccacagcCGCCGATGTCTTGGAGCGGCGGCCAGCGCCGGAGTTTGAAGATGTCGCGAGCGCGGATGTACATCACCCGCGACCGAGGCGCCGTACGAGAGAGGAAAAGAACAACATTGAATCAA GTATATCGCTCTGGGAGTGGCTGAAGGGACGCGACAAACCGGAGGACAACTGCATGCTGATGGCGATCGGTGGTGTGGCGAGCGGTGGCGCACTGACCGGAGCGTTCGTTGGAGCGGGCATTGGGAGCATCTTCACCGGGCCGGGCGCAATCGTGGGCGGCATCATCGGGGGGCTGGTCGGTGTGTTCGGTGGGCTTAGTGTGGGCGCCCGGGCCGGTGCGGTGGCGTGTGAAAATGTCTGA